The Deinococcus sp. YIM 134068 region CAGCGCGAGCTGATCCCCACCGAGTCGCTGCTCGTGGTGGACGCGATGACGGGGCAGGAGGCGCTGAACGTCGCGCGCACCTTTGACGAGCGGGTGAACCTGACGGGCCTGATCATGACGAAGATGGACGGCGACGCGCGCGGCGGGGCGGCCTTATCTGCGCGCAGCGTGACGGGCAAGCCGATCTACTTCGCGGGCACGAGCGAGAAGCTCGCGGGGCTGGAACCCTTCTACCCCGACCGGGTGGCGGGGCGCATCCTCGGCATGGGCGACGTGCTGGGGCTGATCGAGCGGGCGCAGCAGGCCGACCTCAAGGCGATGGAGGTCAAGAAGCCGGGCGACTTCGACCTGGAGGACCTGCTGACCCAACTGCGCCAGATTCGCAAGATGGGGCCGCTCGGCGACCTGATCAAGCTCATTCCCGGCATGAGCCGCGCGCTGCCCGAGGGTTTCAACGTCGATGAGGGGCAGATTCAGCGCATCGACGCGATGATCTCCTCCATGACGGCGAAGGAACGCCGCAACCCCAAGATCATCGACGGGCGGCGGCGCAAGCGCATCGCGGCGGGCAGCGGGCATACGGTGCAGGACATCAACCGCCTCCTGAAGATGCATGAGCAGATGAAGGACATGATGAAGATGTTCCAGCGCATGAGCGGCCCCGGCGGGGCAGGCAAGGGCATGAAGCCGCCGAAGCTGCCGCCTATGCCTCCCACGCGGGGCCGCTGAGGCGGGCGCGTTGACACCCCCTGGGGCGCTCCCTATACTCAGGCCCGCTGAGAACGCCCTCGGGCGCAGCGCAGCCGGGCGGGTCGTTAGCTCAATCGGTAGAGCAGCTGACTTTTAATCAGCGGGTTCCGGGTTCGAGTCCCGGGCGACCCACCAAGAAAAGCCCCGTCCAATGCGGGGTTTTTGCACTTATTTCTACCTCCGCAAACGCCACAATCAGGTCGATTGCCACAACCGTGCCACAACGACCCCATCGGTCCAGATCGAGCGATGCCCGATGTGGCCGGAGGAACATGGAGGAGGTGATTTTGTTCGGTAGCTCCGCACGCAGGCCTTCTGGCGAACGGGGACGTGTCACCAGGCGACCTGACCGGGAGTGCTCCTGCTGACTTCATGCAGAAGACTTTCGCTGGCGTCATACGTCATTCGGCACCTCTCGACCTCGCGGCTCTTATGTGCTCACGTCGAGTGCAACCCAACCTGGGTGTACCAATCACGGAAAACGACCGCTCCATCGCGCACTTGCTGCATCTTCGTGAAGTCCTGACGGAAGACGAACTCGTCACCCCGTTTAGGGCCTGAGTTTCCCGTACCAGACAGCAAAGCTCCCAAGAATGCCCTGTACGCTGGATTTTGGCTCCACAGCCTCCCAGCCGTGACTCTCAACGATCCGACATGACCGTGCCCAACTACGGCGTGAGCAGGGAGGCCGATGAACACGGCATTCCAAGCCCTAAACGGCGTTCGTGGTTCAGCGTCCCGTTGGCCCGGTCCAAAATTCCCATGCCGTCCCGTTAAGACACCTTCGCCCTCACCCAGTTCCCTGCCTGCCGGCATGTCTCCTGAACAACGCCTGAGGTGAAGTCTGAACTGCCCTCCGTCATCACCAGCACGTCTTCCCGAATCCCGAGTACAGCGCGGACACCGCACTGCTCGCGGATAGACTGCACACGACGTGACTGTGCAACAGGCTGCGGGACGCCACATCCAACACCAGGTACGCCCAGCGCACGCCATCCCCAAGACTGAAGCGTGTGGCGTCCACCTGCCCTCGGCGGCCTACGGGCCACAGAGTCTCACATGCGGCAGGAACGGCTCTTTTGCGGATATTCCGGGCGGCGGGAGGTTGCAGTTCCAGCTCCCGAAGCGCCAGACGAACGGGAGGCAGGCCCAGGTGCCCAGGAGCAGCCTGTTCCTGGGCACGCTCACCAAGAACCTGATGAACCCGGCGAGAGCCAGAGGTGGGATGCTCCAGTGCCACCTCCCGAACACGTTCCAGACGAGCGTGCTGTCTCGCCTCCCGCTGAGCGTGCTGGGCCAGGTGCTGCCGGGCATCACGGAGCTTCCAGGCCGAGGAGCTGAGCCGCACTCAGAGACCCCGGGCTTTTGTTGCGATGTGGAGGGCCGATTCCTTCTCGCCGGCCAACGCCCCCCGTCGCTCGTTCTCGCGTTCCAACTCGGTCTGCCGGTCGCCCTGGTGGTCCCCCGCGAAGCGGGCACGGCCCGTCTCCAGGAACTGCGCCTTCCAGGTGTGGATGAGGCTTTCGTTGACGCCGTGTTGTCGGGCTGCCTCAGCCACGCTAGTTGACCACCAGGCACCGCCAGGACGATCTGCTGTTTGGTGGCGGTCGGCCACTTCTTCCGCTGCTTGCCCATCAGCTCCCTCCAGTGTGCCCCACCCTCGCAAGTGGGCGGGTGTTTTTGGAAGGATTTCTTGGAGCATTACCAGGCTCCTGGCACGACCCAAGCGGAGCAGATCAGGGAGCACATAGTGGTGGTATATGCGGACGGCAAGGAACACGGCCAAGTCGACCGTCTGGGCGGCGAGGACATCAAGCAGACGGAAGACGAGCGGGGTCAGCACCACTGGTTGCCGCTGAGCGCCGTGGACCACGTGGACCTGCTGGTCCACCTAAACCTGAGCCACGAGCAGATGCATGGGCAGATGCTCAGCCAGGACCCCACCCCGAACCCTGGGGCTGAATCTCACGGTGGGGCGGGATCAGGCTTACCGCCTCCTCTCCTGATGTTGACAGCTCCATCATGTGCGACGGTGGAGCTTATTGATGTGCCCCCTGCACTTCGGCCCATTCATCCTGAACGCCCTGTGAACACCTGCTGCCCATACGGTCAACAGGGCGCTCATGGCTTCCCCCCTGCGGCCTGCTCCAATAGCCGCACTGACCGCCCGGAGGGTGGTGAGGGGGAGGCAAGCATGTTCTATTACGACGGCAAGCTGCAATACCAGGTCCGGGTTGACACGCCCGATCCCCGCTTCGCCCGTGCTCTTCAACAGGCCATCGGTGGCGTCGAGGGCGAGATTCGGGTGATGATGCAGTACCTCTTCCAGGCCTTCGGGGCGCGCGGCCCCAAGAAGTACCGCGACATGCTGCTCTCCACCGGCACCGAGGAGATCGGCCACATCGAGATGCTGGCGACCGCCGTCGCAATGAACCTGGAAGGAGCGCCGAGCAGCCTTCAGGAGTCGGTGGCAGGGGCCAATCCGCTCGTCGAGGCCGTGATGGGCGGCGGGGACCCCCGGCAGTACCTCTCGGCGGGCATGGCGGCCCTGGCCGCCGACGCCAACGGCGTGCCCTTCAGCGGCTCGCACGTGTACGCCAGCGGCAACCTCGCCGCCGACATGTACGCCAACGTGACCGCCGAGGCGACGGGCCGGGCGCTCGCCTGCCGCCTGTTCGAACTCACCGACGACCCCGGCATGAAGGACATGCTGCGCTTCCTGATCGCCCGCGACACCATGCACCAGCAGCAGTGGCTGGCCGTGATCGAGGAACTGGGTGGACACCAGGGCACCCTGCCCATCCCCAACTCCTTCCCGGTCGAGCAGGAGTTGCGCGACGTGAGCTACGACTACTTCTTCACCGGCGTGGAGGGCACGCAGCCCCCGATGGGCCGCTTCACCGAGGGACCCTCGCTCGACGGGTTGGGAGAGTTCCGCATCCGCGCGGTGCAGCCGATGGGACAGGAACCCAAGCTGGCCCCGCCTCTCCCCGAGGCTTACGCCGAACAGCAGCAGATGACGCAGCCCGTGATCGAGAACACGACGTTGACCTGACCCTGCCTGAGCTGATTTAGAGCGTCCGGCGGCCCGCGAGCCACCCTTCTCGCGGGCGCACTTCATGAGGATGCCATAACACGCGGAACATGCCTGGTGTGAGCCGATCACTCCGGCAGGCATTTTCGTGCCTGAATGCGGCGGGAAGCGGATGGGGTAGGGACCGCCTATGCCCCACGATCACGCCCCCCTCGCCGCCCCGCCCCAGCCTGTTCCCACGCGCAGACCCTCCCGGTACTGGACCGGCTTTGTGCTCAGCCTCCTGTTTCCCGGCTCGGGCCTGGCCTTCATCCACCGCCCCGGCCTGGCTGTGGCCTTCATCCTGATCACCACCGCCCTGACCTCCGGTCCCGTCGCCCGGCTGGTCACCGGCAGTTTCGCGGACACCTGGGGGGTGTTCCTGGGCCTCGCCGCCATTCCGGTGGGACTGATCCTCTACCGCCAGGTGTATGTCGCGCAGGACCGCCAGGACGCCCCTGCTCCCCGCAAGGTCCCGATGTTCTGGCGGCTGCTGGGCGTATGGCTCCCGTTGCTGCTGCTGGGGGTCTACGAACTCGGCTACGCCCAGGGGTGGTTGCCCCGGGCACCCGGCAGTCAATCCCTGGGGCGGTGACGTTCGATGTCGATCTGCCGGGCTTCAGTTCACCTCGTCGCCGTCGAGAAGAAGCGCGCGGCGTGCCCCGGCCATGTCGGGCTACGCTGTCCCGAGTGAACCGCCTGCTGTGGGTCCTTCCGCTGCTCCTCACCGCCTGTCAACCACACAACAGCCTGTTCGAGCGGGCCTGCGGGCTGGCGGTGGAGCGCAGCTATCCCGAGTGGAAGGTGGAGTCGGTCCGGCTCGGGACACGGTTCCAGCGGGAGGGAAAGACGACGACGGCCAGGGGACAGGTGGACGTCGAGGTGGCCCCGTCGGTGACCCGCACCCGGAATGTGGAATGCGTCGACGTCAATGGAAGCACACGGGCGGTGGTCGGTGCCCAGAGCGTCCAACGCAGGGACGTGAAGTGACGCGTATGCCGCGACATACACCGCAGCCTGGCCTCGCTCCGTCAAAAATATTCGAACTCCCCTTCAACCTCTCAACTGACGCCCCCCTGAAACGGGCGCGGCACATCAGCCAGCATGCGCGCTCCTGCCCTGGCGGCCCTCGCCCTGAGCCTCTCTCTGACGGCCTGCGTCCGCTCCGGCATGCCGGACAGGCCGCTCGTCACCACGCTGAACTTCACGGCCTTCGACGCGCGGCAGGACACCCTGGGCCTGCGTGGCGGCACCCCCAGCGGCCTGCTCTCAAAGGACGCCGAGCCGGAGTACATCGCCGCCACGCCGGACGGGAAGACCGCCTACGTGACCCTTCAGGAGAGCAACGCCGTGGGAGCAACGCCGTGGCGACCCTGGATTTGACGACGGGCACGGTGATCAGACTGTCCAACCTGGGGTTCAAGGACCACGCGGCGGCGGGTGCCGGGCTGGATGCCAGCGACCGGGACGGCGGGATCAACGTCCAGTCCTGGCCGGTGCGGGGCGCGTACATGCCCGACGCCATCGCCTCCTTCACGGCCCAGGGCCGGACGTACCTCGTCACCGCCAATGAGGGCGATGCCCGCGACTCCGCCGCCTTCGGGGACGAGGTGCGGGTGGGCGACCTGACCCTCGACCCCACCGCCTTCCCGAAGGCCGCCGCGCTTCAGGCGAACGCGGCCCTGGGCCGCCTCACCGTCAGCCGGGTGGACGCCGACCGGCTGGTGGCCTTCGGGGCGCGTAGCCTGAGCGTCTGGAGCACCGACCTGACCCGCGTGGCCGATACGGGCGACCTCTTCGAGCGCAGAACCGCCGAACTCGTCCCCACGGCCTTCAATTCCAATGGCACCGCCTCGACCTTCGACACCCGCAGCGACAACAAGGGGCCGGAGCCGGAGGGCGTCACCGTCGCCACGCCACCGTCGGCGGGCGGCCCCTCGCCTTCGTGGGGCTGGAGCGCACGGGCGGGGTGATGGGCTGGACCCTGACCGACCCGGCGGCCCCCGCCTTCCTGTCCTCCACGAACACCGTGGACGTGACGGCGGCCCCCGAGGGCGGCAGCGCCGGGGACCTCGGGCCGGAGGGCCTGCTCTTCATTCCCGCCGCCGACAGCCCGGACGGCCAGCCCCTGCTCGTGGTGGCGAACGAGGTCAGCGGCAGCACGACCCTCTCCCGGGTGGGGGAGACGGGCACCCTGACGCGGGTGGGGCGGTCTCAGACCACGCCCTTCACCTACGCCGAGGGTGCCGCCGAGATTCCCACCTACGACCCGGCCACCAGACGCCTGTTCGTGGTGGACGGCGCGACGAACGGGCTGGACATCCTCGACCTCGCTGACCCGACCCGGCCCACGCTCGCCGGGCAGGTGGACCTGGGCCGCTACGGGGCGTCGGCCAACAGCGTCGCGGTGAGGAACGGGGTGGTCGCGGTCGCGGTGCAGGCGGAGGAGAAGACCGACCCCGGCGTGGTCGCGTTCCTGAACCCGGACGGCAGCGAGCGGGCACCTGCGGTCCCGGTGGGGGCGCTTCCCGACATGCCGACCTTCACGCCGGACGGCACCCTGCTCCTCACCGCCAACGAGGGCGAGCCGAACGACGACAGCTTGGACCCGGTGGGCAGCGTGAGCATCATCGACGTGGCGGGGGCGCTCGCGGCGCGGTAGGTGGGGGCCGCTCACAGCGCCAGACCGCCGACCAGAGCACCCAGCCCCACGACCACCCACGGCGGCCACCTGAGCAGCTCCAGCAGCGCGAAGGCCGCCAGCACGAGGGCGAAGTCCAGGCTGGACTCCACCGCCGCCGTGAAGACGGGCGAGTACAGCGCGGCGAGGAGCAGCCCCACCACCCCCGCGTTCACCCCCCGCAGCGCCGAGCGCGTGGCGGCGTGGCCGCGCAGGGACGCCCAGAACGGCAGCGCCCCCGTGACGAGCAGGAAGGCGGGCAGGAAGAGGCCCACGAGCGCGAGGAGCGCCGCCGTCAGCCTCGGCAGGCCCACGTCGCTCACCGCGCCCAGGTATGCGCCGAAGGTGAACAGCGGCCCCGGCACCGCCTGCGCCGCCCCGTACCCCGCCAGAAAGGCGTCGCGCGTCACCCAGCCCGGCGGCACGACCTCCGCCTCCAACAGTGGCAGCACCACGTGCCCGCCCCCGAAGACCAGCGCCCCGGCCCGGTAGAAGCTGTCCAGCAGCGCCAGCGCCGGACCCCCGACAGCTCCACGCAGCAGGGGCAACCCGGCGAGCAGCAGCGCGAAGACGGCCAGCAACGCGGCCCCCAGACGGCGGGAGAGGGCCGACGGCCACGGCACTGCTCCGGCGGTGGGCACGTCGGCGGCCAGCAGGTGCCAGCCGATCAGCCCGGTTACGAGGAGGACGGCCACCTGCGCGGGCGCTCCCGGCAGCAGCAGCGCCGCCACCGCCGCCCCGAGGGCCGCGAGCAGGCGGGGCACGTCCGGCGTCAGCGTGCGCGCCATGCCCAGCACCGCCTGCGCGACGACGGCCACGGCGACGATCTTCAGGCCCGACAGCCACCCGGCGTTCCCCAGGTCGCCGCCCGCCGCGACCCCGAGGGCGAGCAGGACGAGCAAGACCGCGCTCGGCAGCGTGAAGCCCAGCCACGCGGCGAGGGCACCCCACAGCCCCGCGCGGCCCAGCCCCAGCGCCATGCCGACCTGCGAGGACGCCGGACCGGGCAGGAAGTGGCACAGGGCGACGAGGTCCGCGTATC contains the following coding sequences:
- a CDS encoding choice-of-anchor I domain-containing protein: MATLDLTTGTVIRLSNLGFKDHAAAGAGLDASDRDGGINVQSWPVRGAYMPDAIASFTAQGRTYLVTANEGDARDSAAFGDEVRVGDLTLDPTAFPKAAALQANAALGRLTVSRVDADRLVAFGARSLSVWSTDLTRVADTGDLFERRTAELVPTAFNSNGTASTFDTRSDNKGPEPEGVTVATPPSAGGPSPSWGWSARAG
- a CDS encoding transposase; its protein translation is MLQEILPKTPAHLRGWGTLEGADGQAAEEVADRHQTADRPGGAWWSTSVAEAARQHGVNESLIHTWKAQFLETGRARFAGDHQGDRQTELERENERRGALAGEKESALHIATKARGL
- a CDS encoding choice-of-anchor I domain-containing protein, with translation MGLERTGGVMGWTLTDPAAPAFLSSTNTVDVTAAPEGGSAGDLGPEGLLFIPAADSPDGQPLLVVANEVSGSTTLSRVGETGTLTRVGRSQTTPFTYAEGAAEIPTYDPATRRLFVVDGATNGLDILDLADPTRPTLAGQVDLGRYGASANSVAVRNGVVAVAVQAEEKTDPGVVAFLNPDGSERAPAVPVGALPDMPTFTPDGTLLLTANEGEPNDDSLDPVGSVSIIDVAGALAAR
- the ffh gene encoding signal recognition particle protein, encoding MFEALGNKLQDILDRVGRESKLTGEQVKAAMREIRMALLEADVNFTVAKDFVARVTEKAVGQEVLGSLNAGQTVVKLVHDELIETLGGQSAQPTLKTDGNVWFMVGLQGAGKTTSTGKLAAFYKGKGRRVLLVAADTQRPAARDQLEVLAKQVGVPVLKVQDGETPPETKRRLDEFLRADYRDLVIVDTAGRLQIDEALMGQLADLQRELIPTESLLVVDAMTGQEALNVARTFDERVNLTGLIMTKMDGDARGGAALSARSVTGKPIYFAGTSEKLAGLEPFYPDRVAGRILGMGDVLGLIERAQQADLKAMEVKKPGDFDLEDLLTQLRQIRKMGPLGDLIKLIPGMSRALPEGFNVDEGQIQRIDAMISSMTAKERRNPKIIDGRRRKRIAAGSGHTVQDINRLLKMHEQMKDMMKMFQRMSGPGGAGKGMKPPKLPPMPPTRGR
- a CDS encoding manganese catalase family protein — its product is MFYYDGKLQYQVRVDTPDPRFARALQQAIGGVEGEIRVMMQYLFQAFGARGPKKYRDMLLSTGTEEIGHIEMLATAVAMNLEGAPSSLQESVAGANPLVEAVMGGGDPRQYLSAGMAALAADANGVPFSGSHVYASGNLAADMYANVTAEATGRALACRLFELTDDPGMKDMLRFLIARDTMHQQQWLAVIEELGGHQGTLPIPNSFPVEQELRDVSYDYFFTGVEGTQPPMGRFTEGPSLDGLGEFRIRAVQPMGQEPKLAPPLPEAYAEQQQMTQPVIENTTLT
- a CDS encoding choice-of-anchor I domain-containing protein encodes the protein MRAPALAALALSLSLTACVRSGMPDRPLVTTLNFTAFDARQDTLGLRGGTPSGLLSKDAEPEYIAATPDGKTAYVTLQESNAVGATPWRPWI
- the chrA gene encoding chromate efflux transporter translates to MPRVLEVFVVFLRLGLTSFGGPVAHLGYFRAEFVERRRWLDEQGYADLVALCHFLPGPASSQVGMALGLGRAGLWGALAAWLGFTLPSAVLLVLLALGVAAGGDLGNAGWLSGLKIVAVAVVAQAVLGMARTLTPDVPRLLAALGAAVAALLLPGAPAQVAVLLVTGLIGWHLLAADVPTAGAVPWPSALSRRLGAALLAVFALLLAGLPLLRGAVGGPALALLDSFYRAGALVFGGGHVVLPLLEAEVVPPGWVTRDAFLAGYGAAQAVPGPLFTFGAYLGAVSDVGLPRLTAALLALVGLFLPAFLLVTGALPFWASLRGHAATRSALRGVNAGVVGLLLAALYSPVFTAAVESSLDFALVLAAFALLELLRWPPWVVVGLGALVGGLAL